Within Malus domestica chromosome 04, GDT2T_hap1, the genomic segment TCTTGTTGtttaattttaaggaaaactaacgaaaattccaaaaaaaaaaaaaaaatttagttttaacgaaaaatgacaaaaaaatgtgtagtgaatagtatcaagtgaagataaaaatgtggtttttcgtcaaaagtgaacagtaccagaagtgtttcgttaaaactcccttaatttTATTCTATCTCAAATACCTAATTTTTGCCCTAATTTTTATGGTAAACATAAACTTAAGGGCATTATAACTCTCATGACCTAATTTCTCACGTACGCTTGTGTCTACAACGCTCAAGACCTGATCAAACCCTAGAAAACCACACCACACCACACCAAACCTCAAGCTTCATCCATGTCATGCATCCCACCGGAGCTACTCTTCGACATCTTTTTACAGCTCCATCCCACAGATttgatccggtgcatgtgagtttcCAAAGCTTGGTATGCTAATTACGTCTCTAGTTTGTGGCCTGGTTAAGATTGCTTGTGGAAGGGTCaaaaggattaaaaaaaaaaaatccattttcTGAAGCATTTTTAGAAGAAACACGAGTCAGATACTTTTTTTTGGAAAGCACTTAaacttttattcaaaattttaatacgGCATTTTTAGCAGAAGCGCTTATGAGAATTGCCTGAGTTATAAGTGATTGCGAACATGAATGATAAGCGATTGCGGTTATGCCAGTTTGACATGGCAGAGTATTCGCCCTCTTGGCCCGTGCACCCTAGTTCGAATCGCTTTTTTCATTGATTAGATTAGTTTAGAACATCACCGAGGATCTGAACTAGAAACCGGGCAGAAAAATTGTATGATATCAAGAACATCAATGTGTACTCCTAATCCTTGAATTAAGGTAAAAAGCAAAGGGAAAATGATATTAAATCCGAAAAGAAGAAAGGGTGTTACTCATACATTCCTAGTTAGCCACTGTGGCCATCCTAAAGAATACATCTCGTCCTCTTATTAAGGACTTGAAAAAAAGACACAGGGAAGTCAAAacacggaaaaaaaaaatcatttaacgtAACTAAGATATGAGATTCTTGTAATCCACAGCCATTCGGCACCAAGTCGCCACTCACCCGTTTTGCTATACGAAGATTCTTCGAAGACTAAGGAGTTATGATGAAACTTTCAAGCTTTTCAAGGCCGTCGTAAGCAGGGAAAGTTTTTCGGGTGCTCTCTGCTTGTAGTCTTTCTCCAAGGCCGTTGCTGCCAGTGATTGtagctctaagctctctttgTCTTCCTTGTTCCTTCCTTTCGCAAGCTGTCCGATGGCGGAAGTGCACTGGAAGGCAGGAGTTAAGACGTTCTTTCAGTAATTCAAGTTGATCACAAGAGCAAGAAAAGAGGGATGAAAACAATCTGAATAATCAAATTAAATATACGGTGTCTAAAACTTGaacaatcaaattaaatagATGACTCTCGGCCACAGCAGGATCAGCAATGGTCTAAACTATCGCTCCAATATGTATAAGTATCTCTGAATCAATGCACctcaagagggagagagaactcACCAAGTTAATACCAAAAAGTGCTCTGGTATTCTTGCCCCCAGTCAAGTCTATAACGGATGCGTAGTATTTTTTTGCTGTCTGAAGGTTTTCTAGTCCACCAAGCGTGTATAGCACCTGTTGCCACAGAAAGAAAACTATCAGACATTTACTCACTCTTAATGCGGGTGTTTAGTGCTGTTAAACATGTAATCATAATTATATGTTGAATATACACAGCTTCATTTCTTTATTCCCAGAGTACTAGCATTTTGTCGTTTGACTCCTTTCCACATAGTAGGGCAACAAAATATCAAGGATATAAATTGCAAGTTAGATGCTAGGTGTTCATATTTGGAGTTAGCTGGACATTATGCACCATCTTAAATCAAGTATGTAACTTTTGCATTTGAATGATTAAATTTACATAAGAGATGCCAGTACTGATGCAAAACATTCGCTTTTGCTGAAATTGACTGTTAATCAGGAAGGCTGGTACAGTATTACAGTAGTTtgggggaaaaaaaaagaagatttcaggttactttttagtttttacaCCGTTCAAGTACACGGAGCTTTTCTTTAATCGCAAAAAATTATTTGGCCGTCAAAACCAGCACATAAGAATGTCTATAAAGCAAACAGGATTTATTTGCAGTAACGAAAAAAACCAAAGCCACTTACATCAGCATAAGCCAAGTGGTGAAGAGGAACAGTAGGTTGTGATAATATCAGCTCCTCATAGCAGAATGCAGCTTGCTTGTACCTAGTTTACATAGAAACATAATTTATCAATCAGCAACAAAGCATAGGCAATTTGGAGACATAAAGTTTCAACAAGTCTGTTGGAAATACATACATTTGCAAGGAAACGTAGATTTCAGCCAGCTCTCTCCATGCATCATGATCAGCCATAAATCTGTCAAAACGGGAAAATACAACTCAGCAACATCTTTTTGCTGACATAAAATCTTTTTCTTTCAAGGAATTTAATATATGCCTTACATTTCCAGATATTTATTAAGCCACTCAATGGCCCCTGAAATGTTTCCTTGTGCCTTTGCCATAGCTACTCTTCTCTTATGTATCACCTGcatataaaaataattgaaatttaaaTAAGCATTTTCCTTTATCTTTTCTCAGAAAAGAACATACAATTTTGCTCATATAACAAAGATAAAGCGATGGGATCAATCTTAAAAAATATGGATTGATCCTTCTGTTAAGAGTTTTTATATGAATTACTTGATCGAGTGGATTTTCCTCCAGAAAGCTTGAGTAAGCCTTCTCTGCCTCTGCCCAAGATCCCTTTGCCTCTAGGAACATAGCCTCTAGCCTGCCTGCGTTTTATGCAAAACAAATAGCTAAGCCTCTAGCCTGCCTCTATCGGATCTAAAAATCAGACTTCCATACAATATTCAAATTAGTTATTTCAACTTACCAACTCTTTTACTCTCAGGAAATGCCTTACGTAAAAGCCTAATGCAGTCCTGCAAAAGTTCAAGGGAGGCATGAGATAGCATTATTAACCCTTCCACCATTAACACAATATAGCACATCCGCCTTACACAAATCTTACGATTCTCAATTCCAGGGTAGGCTATACCAAACTCAATATCTGCATCaacaacctctctctctctctctctctctctctctctctctctctcccctcctccTAAGTGGGGAAGCCTAAAGTTGCACGTTCAAAAATAATAGCTAAGCAATTTCAAAAGTGTAAGCCAAAAAAACACACCTTTGCAACATCAAGAGACTGGCAGTCCATAGCTGCAATTGCAACTTGCTCATATAAAGTCCATTCTACATCAAAAAATACAAACTACTTGTTAGTCGAACTCAAAATCTACCCCAATAAAATAAGAACTCTAAATCGAAGGAAGCATGTTGCATGATACGCACGGCGGAGTTAAACCAACAGAATATATCAAACTCGAACAATCAAATCCATTTCTTAACGACACAAATTCAAATTAAGCTTCTACCACAAAATTAACTGCAAAGTAATTACAAAGTACAAACCCAATTGAATTTACGCaaattaaaacacaccaaattgCACAGAGTCCATAACCAATTCCAATCCATGCCCAATTCAAATCAAGCAATCACGATcacaaaaacacaaattaaccaCAACCCAATTGAACAAACACAAAACCCAGATGGAATCACCAATAAACCGAAGCTCGAAAACTCACCTTCCGAGCCAAGACCGGATCTTTTCTTGAGGTCGTTCAAGATCGACAGGCCGTACATCAAGACCTTCTCGGAGCGGCGGACTTTGAGCTTTCTGACTAAACAGAGGTACTCCCAGGCCCCTCCTCCTCCATTGTCGACCTGGTTCTCGAGCCTGTTCAATTGGGTTTCTTCCGTTTTGCTCACCATCTTCGCCAGTCCAACGAGCGaagctcctctctctctctctctctctctctaggtgTTTTTCTCTCTAGCCGGCTTCACGATCGATCTGTTTCtattggaggagagagagagaacgcacTCTCACAGTAGTACTTTTCTCTCTCCAACTATTGGCTGACTCTCACTGGCTCAGGGTCACAATCGTAAactccaaaaagcttcaattTCATACTCACCCCCTAAACTTTTAGGgtatttcaatatttttcttaattactTTTGTCCAATTCGCTGCGTTTGCTAGAAAAAGAAGGTCTGAGGACCAAAGTGTAACAATAACTAAGGTTTGAGGGGTAAATTtgtaataagaaaaactaaaGATACTGAAACGGTTAGAGTAGAGACAATACGGTGCGTTTCGCGGGAAAAAGCGGTGTCCCCGAAATCAAAATGTGGCTTAAGCCCGCACCATCGTGCTTCTCTATGCTAAAACCCTACTGCTCTGCaactcctccaccaccaccaccgccgaCCACCGCCTTAAAAGCCCTAATGGCGACAAAAACCATCGAGGAATCCGACGTTGGCATCTTCTGCTACATCTCTCAGCTCCCCGGATTTCGCGGCGTCTTAAAGCAAAGGTCTGGATTTTAAATTTCAACTGTGAAATTTGAGCATTCTGTTCTGTTTGGGATTTTCAAGTTATTTATTTTCGTTACGGTGTGTTTGGATGCCTAGAAAATGTTGGAAGATTTAATAAAGGTAAGATTTTGCTGTAAAGTTAGGAACTTGAAAATTAATAACCACAGAATATGAATTCAGCatcttttttgttattttcctCAACTGGATTCGTACATTTGCATataattcattgtttttagagagaaattaTTTGTCGATATTTTAAAGTTCGTTCGTTTTCTTGGTAAATCGTATAGGTATTCGGATTTTATGGTAAACGAAGTAGATAAGGAGGGAAATGTTGTTCATTTAACCAACTTGGATGCGCCGGTAGAGGTAAATAAGTTCATATTTTTGTTCTTATGATTTAAATGGAAGTACCTTTTGTATATACAATTTAGTATTTGTGGGAAGTGTAATTCTTTGGCCGTATTCAGGCAGTTAAGGAAAGTGGAACAACGACAAGTGATGGTGCAAGTAAAGATTATACTACCGAAATTGAATCGTTTAGAGCTCTTGCTGATCCTAATGATGCTGAGCGCTTGGAAACTCTTATCAACCAAATTAATTCCAGTAGTGATGATGGTGTTATGCCTATTGTTCTTTCCCCAGATTATGATAAATCTCATCGAACGGTTAGTTTTTCGGTCTTATCTGATTATTTTAATTTAGATagtgttttgcatggcaatgtaGACATGAAGCTTGTGCAATCAGAGAGGTCAGGGTGGAACGGAGTTGATTTCCGCTAATGTGAGAAAGAAGTACAAATAATCTTCCAAACTTAATATGCATAACCCTCCTTTACCACCATATTTCAAAATGAGTAAATGAAACCCAGTTCTCTTTCTCGGTTTCATTTGTGGCTTGCACTATCTGTCTTCCAGGCAGTGCACAATTTTTTTAAGCAGCACTTCAAGTTCCTTGTCACCGACACAGTTGATGGACCAGATGCTTCATCAAAATGCATCCGGGTGAGAATAAATTCAGGAGGACAGAGCAACAGAGGCAGAaattccagaaaaagaaaagaaagaggtgATAAACCTTTCGATAGCAGGGGTTCAGAGGATTGGTCGGAGCACGTTGGCAAGTTCCTTAGGTAAAGGGTTTTTTTGTGTG encodes:
- the LOC103434152 gene encoding uncharacterized protein; its protein translation is MVSKTEETQLNRLENQVDNGGGGAWEYLCLVRKLKVRRSEKVLMYGLSILNDLKKRSGLGSEEWTLYEQVAIAAMDCQSLDVAKDCIRLLRKAFPESKRVGRLEAMFLEAKGSWAEAEKAYSSFLEENPLDQVIHKRRVAMAKAQGNISGAIEWLNKYLEIFMADHDAWRELAEIYVSLQMYKQAAFCYEELILSQPTVPLHHLAYADVLYTLGGLENLQTAKKYYASVIDLTGGKNTRALFGINLCTSAIGQLAKGRNKEDKESLELQSLAATALEKDYKQRAPEKLSLLTTALKSLKVSS